The Bacteroidota bacterium DNA segment TGAAAACCGGCATATACGACCTGCAAGATCGGCGCGCACTTCATCATTGCACGAAATTCCCAGGCCGCATCCACGTAAAAATAAAATTGCATCTCCGTCCTTAAGTTCAGAAAGTGCAGGTGTTCCTTTCAGTAAATGTTCAAAATTACCTTTGTGGCGACTGTTGAGAATGCTGAAACTTGAAAGCACTGTATCCCAAGGAAACATATTGTGGGCACGTTGTAAAAAATAATCTTCGACCACGACCAATCTGGGTCTGGGAATAAGTTTGCGCCCTGTCCGCTCGGCCTCACGTTCTTTTACCACAGCCACCAAAGCATCTGTTTCAAGTGCGTCGTGCAGAAGCTGCAGCTGAATCGTCTGCAGATGCCCGGCTGCACCTTCACCATCGGCACCGGTAATCAGAAGCACCAGTTCACCCGGTTTTATCATATCGGCCACCATTGATTTTTGCAAATAGGCCGATTCGGGAATTGCTCTTTTAATTGCTTTTACAAGAGAAACTGTATTTACCGGAAAAAGGGAATTATAGTCCACAACCTCTGTTTGAAATGCCTTCTCAATCATGTTTTTCATTTGCTGCGTAAGTTCAGCAAGGTCGCTGCGATTGTGCACTACAACAAAAGGTACCGAGAACTCGAGAAATCGTTCAATAAGTTTACGTTCAGGTTCGGCAAAAAGATTGTCGGAAATTACGAGAATGGCAAGGTCAACGGATTTAAGCGTATCCAGTGTCTTAATCATTTTCTTTTCACCCGCGTCACCTACTTCATCAAT contains these protein-coding regions:
- a CDS encoding GTPase gives rise to the protein MTKSSKPGLGVFGRRNNGKSSLINALAERELSPVSEISGTTAEPVMIPMIIPGIGPVMIFDTPGIDEVGDAGEKKMIKTLDTLKSVDLAILVISDNLFAEPERKLIERFLEFSVPFVVVHNRSDLAELTQQMKNMIEKAFQTEVVDYNSLFPVNTVSLVKAIKRAIPESAYLQKSMVADMIKPGELVLLITGADGEGAAGHLQTIQLQLLHDALETDALVAVVKEREAERTGRKLIPRPRLVVVEDYFLQRAHNMFPWDTVLSSFSILNSRHKGNFEHLLKGTPALSELKDGDAILFLRGCGLGISCNDEVRADLAGRICRFSGKALDFSVTPTLVGLKTDLSKFAMIVQCDGCSLTRGQMVNYLKPAVDAGIPVTSSGMAMAWLSGVFERLMKPLFHKENTLL